The Streptomyces uncialis genomic interval CGGTCGTCGTCGGCTTCATCCCCTTCCTCGGGCTGATCGTGCCGAACCTCGTCTCCATGGCGCGCGGCGACGACATCCGCCGCAATCTGCCGTGGGTGGTGCTGGCGAGCGTGGCCCTGATGATCGTCTGCGATCTCGTCGGGCGGCTCGTCGTCTTCCCCATGGAGATCCCGGCGACGCTGGTGCTCGGTGCCGTCGGCGCGGTGATGTTCGTCGCGATGATCCTGCGTCAGCGAGGGAAGGCCCATGTCTGAGACCCGTCCGCCGACGGCCGCGACCGCACCGCACGACAAGGCCACCAGCGATGCCGGGCCCGCGGGAGGCGCGGCGGCGCCCCGCAAGGGCCTTCCCGTCGCCGCCCGACTGGCCCTCGCGGCCGGACTCGTCGCCGTCGCCGTGGTCCTCTTCCTCTTCCTCTTCATCGAGGGGACCTTCGCGTTCGCCTTCGAACGCCGGCTGACCGTGCTGGGCACGATGGTGATCGTCGCCTTCGCCCACGCGGTGGGCACGGTGGTCTTCCAGACCATCACCCACAACCGCATCCTCACCCCGTCGATCATGGGGTTCGACGCCGTCTACATCCTGACGCAGACCCTGCTGGTGGCGGTGTTCGGCGGCAGCGTGCTCGCCGCGACGGACGGGATGCCCAAGCTCGTCACCCAGACCCTGCTGATGGTCTGCTTCACCATGCTGCTGTTCCGGTGGCTGTTCTCCGGCCGCAACGGCAGCATCCATGTGATGCTCCTGGTCGGCGTGGTGCTGGGCCTCGCCTTCCGCAGCCTGTCGGACTTCCTCCAGCGGCTGCTCTCCCCGTCCGAGCACGATGTGCTGGCCACCCGGCTCTTCGGACGGCTCACCAGCGCCGAGGTCGGATACCTGCCGCTCGCCGGAGCCGTGTGCCTGATCGTCGGCGCGGTCGTCTGGCACCGCCGGTACCGCCTCGACACCCTGCTGCTGGGCCGCGAGACCGCCACCAGCCTCGGCATCGCCCACAAGCGCGAGCTGACCGTGATGCTGCTGCTGGTCTCCCTGCTGATCGCGATGTCCACCGCGCTCGCGGGCCCCATGACCTTCTTCGGCTTCGTCACCGCGATGCTCGCCTACCAGTTCGCGGGCACCCACCGGCACGCCGTCGTGCTGCCCATGGCGTTCCTCATCGGCCTGCTCACCCTGGTCGGCGGCCAGTTCGTCATGGAGCACGTCTTCTACGCCTCCGGCATGCTCACCGTCGTCATCGAGTTCCTCGGCGGGGCCGTCTTCCTCGTCCATCTCCTCAGGAAGGGCAGCCTGTGATCGAGTTCACCGACATCCGCAAGGCGTACGGCGACACCACCGTCCTCGGCCCGGTGTCCGGGCGTATCCCGGCGGGCGGGATCACCTCGCTCGTCGGTCCCAACGGCGCGGGCAAGTCCACCCTGCTGACGATCATCGGCCGGCTCGCCGAGCCGACCTCCGGCACCGTGACCGTCGACGGCCTCGACGTCCACCGGGCCCCGTCCCAGGACGTGGCCCGTACGCTCTCCATCCTCCGCCAGGAGAACCACTTCACCGCCCGGGTGACCGTCCGCGAACTGGTCTCCTTCGGCCGCTTCCCGCACAGCCGCGGCAGGCTGACCCAGGAGGACCGGGCCCATATAGACGAGGCCCTGGACTTCCTCCACCTGGGCGACCTCCAGCACCGCTACCTCGACCAGCTCTCCGGCGGCCAACGCCAGCGCGCCTATGTGGCGATGGTGCTGGCCCAGGACACCCGGTACGTACTGCTGGACGAGCCCCTCAACAACCTGGACATGAAGCACTCCGTCCGGATGATGGGCCAGCTGCGCCGCGCCGCCGACGAACTCGGCAAGACCGTGGTCCTGATCGTCCACGACATCAACTTCGCCGCCACCTACTCCGACCGGATCATCGCCCTGCGCGACGGCCGGATCGCGGCCTCCGACACGGTCGGGGCGATGATGCGCGCCGAGGTGCTCACCGACGTGTTCGACACCCCGGTCCGGGTCCACGAGGTCGAAGGCCGGCCGACCGCCGTGTACTACCGCTGACCGGACCCCACCCGGACCCCACCCGGACCGGACCCGACCCGGAGACCCGTCGGGCCGACGGGACGGCACCGCCCCGGCCCTCGGTCCGTCGGCGGCGAGCCGAGGGCCGAGGGCCGCCGGATCAGCTCCCGATACCGCCCGGTCCGCGCGGGCCGGGCCGCCTCAGGCGGATTTCGGGGCCTCGGGAGCGTGCGGGTAGTCGCCCGACCGGTGCTGGAAGGAAAGGATCTTCGGGTTCTGGACGACACCGTCGCGGATCTCGATGGCCTTCGAGACCGTGACATCGGAGTCCCATGCCTTGGGACCGCTCATGACCTTGCGCAGGTAGGGCAGGAGCGCCTCGCTGATCTCCCAGGTGGCGGAGTTCCACAGATGGGACGGGCTGTGATCCACCGCGTAGTTGTGACACCCCGGTCCCACCGTGAACATCGGTTCGCCGAAGGTGGTCGGACGGGCCCACTCGAAACCCATCCCCTCGTCGCAGGCGACATCGATGAAGAGGGTCCCCGGCCGGAACAGCGCCAGTTCCTCCTCGGTGACGAACATCAGCGGCGCGTCGGTGTCCTGGAGGACGCAGTTGACGATGATGTCGAACCCGGCCAGGTACTCGGCCAGCGGGACGGAACCGGCCGCGGTGACCGCCTCCAGGCGCGTCGGATCGCCGTCCACCTCCGCGTAGTGACCCATCACCACCGAGGGCATCGGCGAGGCCACCGCCGCGGCGGCGCGCTGGGTGATCACCGTGACATCGGAGATCCCCATGGCGCCCAGGCCCGTGACCGCCCCGCGCGCCGTGGCGCCGAAGCTTATGACCGCCGCGCGCATACGCCGCCCGTAGCTGCCGGTCAGCCCGCCGAGTTGCAGGGCGTGCAGCACCGAGCAGTAACCGGCGAGCTCGTTGTTCTTGTGGAACACATGGACGCTGAAGGCACCCGTGGAGGTCCAGTGGTTCATGGCCTCCCAGGCGATCAGGGTCAGCCGGCGGTCGATGGCGAGCTGGGTCATCTTCTCGTCCTGCACGCAGTGCGGCCATCCCCACAGCACCTGGCCCTCGCGCAGCTCGGCGACGTCCTCGTGCATCGGTTTCGGCAGCAGCAGGACATCGCACTCGGCGATCAGCTGTGCGCGGGAACGCAGACCGCCCACGAGTGGTCGCAGCGCGTCGTCGGCGATGCCGAAGCGTTCGCCGTAGCCCTCTTCGAGGTAGGTCCTCGCGCGTATGTCCGGCGCGATCCGGTCGAGGTGGCTGGGGTGCAGGGGCAGCCGGAACTCGTTCTCCTTGTGCGAGGAGGCGAGTACTCCGAGACTCATCAGACTCATGTGGGTCGGCTCGTTTCCGACCGGACGCGAGGCGTTCCGGTATTGCCGTTCCCCGAGGGCGACGCCGAAGCGGATGACGGCGTGCGAGGTGCGCTCGGTAACGCCACCGTACTACTCTCCCGGGCCGCAAAGTGCCCGCCGCCCGTCCGGGCTTGAAGGGCGCTCAGGTCCAGATCCGCCCCGTGCGGGTCAGGCCGAGCCGCCCATGGCACCCGGATCGAGGCCCAGGTCCGGGGTCGGGTCGAGGTACACGCGGCGGATGGCGGGGAAGCGCTCGCGCAGCTGCTGCTCCGCCTCCTCGCAGGCCCATTCGACCTGCCGGGCGCTGGACGCGTCCCGGAAGTCGACCTTCGCCGCGATCAGGATCTCGCGCGGGCCCTGGATCAGAGTGGTCAGTTCCAGCACGGCCACGATGTGGGGGACGGTCAGGATCTCCTCCACCACCGCCTCGCGCATCGCGCGCGGCACCGGGCGGCCGATCAGCAGCCGTGCGTTGCTGCGGCCCAGTACCCAGGCCACGTACACCAGCAGCAGACCGATCAGGACCGAGGCGACGCCGTCCCACACCCCCGAGCCGGTGAGCTGCCCGCCGAGCAGTCCGGCGGCGGCGAGGACCAGCCCGACGAGGGCCGCCGCGTCCTCCATGACCACGGCCTTGACCGCGGTGTCAGGGGTGTGGCGCAGATAGTGGCCCACCGGTGCGCCGAGCAGGGCCGCCTCGGCACGGGCCTGCCGGACACCGGTGCGCAGCGACCAGCCCTCCAGCAGGAACGCGACGCCGAGGACGAGATAGGAGAGCAGCGGATCGCCCAGCTCCTCCCCATGGGTGAGCGTGTGGACACCGTCGTACACGGCGAAGACCCCACCGCCGACGAAGGTCGCCACGGAGGCGAGCAGCGCCCAGATGTACCGCTCGGGGCCATGGCCGAGGGGGTGGTCCTCGTCGGGCGGGTGGTCGCCGCGTTTGAGGGCGACGAGCAGCATCAGTTCGGTGACGGTGTCCGCGACCGAGTGGGCGGCCTCGGCGAGCATCGCGCTGGAGCCGCTGACCACTCCCGCGACCGCCTTCGCCACGGCGATCCCGAGGTTCGCCGAGGCCGCCACGATCACGGTCACGCTGCTCTCGGGAGCCTCGGCCTTCCCGCCCGGCGGGGTGTCCGTTCCGGTCATACAGGGACGGTAGGCGGCAGGGGCCCCAGGGGCGGCACACCACGCCCGCGCCGCGCGGGTACGCGGACCGGCGCGCGGCCGACGGCGCCGGAGCGGCCGTCAGTTCTTCGGCTGTCCGTGGCGCCACAGCACATGGACGACGCGGATCGCGGCGAGCACCCCACCGACCGAGGCTCCCGCCAGCAGCATGAACCTCTCGACCGCGGGCGGCATGTCCCAGACGGCGGCGGGACCGGCGATCGCCGCGAACATGACGCCGCCGAGGAAGCAGGCGCTGACCAGTGCGTAGCCGATCTCGACGGTGATCTCGTCCCGGTCGGCCTGGCTGCGCCGTTCTGTGCTCATGGGTCCAAGGATCGCAGCATGCCCGCGAGGGGTCCATACGATCGAGCCGATCTCGCCAACCGCGCGGTCATGGCCGGGAGATGCGGGTTCGGTGCGGTCGTGGGCGAGCTGCCGACGGCCGTACCTCGCTCATGCGATGTGACGGCTTGTCAGATACGGGGCGGTGGCCGGCCGTCCGTGGGCCCGCGGTGGACCGCTCAGCCGAGCCGGGTCCCCACCCGGGCGGTGATGTGGGGTGGCGCGGTGATCGCCTCGGGGAGGGCCGCGTCGGGCCGCTCGCTCCCGAAGGTCGTCACCAAGGGGAGGGTGCCCGCCCAGATCGGCAGTGCGGCGTCCGGGCCGTCGCCGTCGTCGGGATCACCGGTACGGATCTTGACGGAGGCCTCCTCCAGGGACAGCGCCAGAAGTACGGTCGCCGCCAGTTCCTTTCGGCTGGGACGGCGCGCGTAGTCCCACTGGCCGGGCGCGCTCTGCTCGGTGAGGCGGCGCAGAGCGGCGAGCTTCTCCGTGGGGTCGGTGACGACGCGGGGCGTGCCGTAGATCATGGCGCTGCGGTAGTTCACCCCGTGCTCGAACACCGACCTGGCCAGCACCAGACCGTCCACATGCGTGACCGTCACACACACCGTCGCCGTGGGTGCGGCGACCAGGCTCCTGCTGGCGACGGAGCCATGGAAGTAGAGGTTCAGCGCGTCGGCCCCGTACACGGTCGGCACCACCATCGGATGTCCGTCGACCACGACGCCGAAGTGGCACAGGAATCCGGCGCCCAGGATGGCGTCCAGCGCTCCGCGGTCGTCGCTGCCCTGCTCCCGCAGGCGGTGATGACGGGTGCGGTCGGTTCCGGGCAGCTCTGCCGGTAGCGGGTTCTGCTTCATATCGGGTCTTTCGTCCACGCGGGCGAGGAGGTCTCCGACGGGCGGACGGAGCACGCCCCCGCGATGGGCGCCCCCGCGCTGACGCTATCGATGCAGTCGGTAGAGCGCCACATTTCTGCCGGAATTAGTCGCGTGACGCCCCCAATGCGACGAAATCCGTTGCCGCGGCCCACCGTGCGGGTCGCTGCGCGGACGGCGGACCGCCGCTCAGGTCACCGCGCCGCCGACCGGGCCTGGGGCGCCGGGTGATCGGCTTCCCAGGGGGCCGGGCCGGTGGCGTCCGCCCAGGCGGTGAGTGCCTCGCTGTCGAACCGGAGGATTCCGCACTCGTCGGCGTACTCCGCCGCGGGACCTGTGAACTCGCCGGTGGTGACCAGGACCGCCACATCCGCCTGGTGGACCGCGAAGCAGGTGCCGCCGAACCGCTGCATGTCCTGGGAGCCGACCTTGTTGACCGGGCCATAGCGTTTGCACTGCACGACCAGCCGCCGTCCGTCCGGGGTCAGGCCCGTCACATCCGCGCCGAGGTCGCCCGCGCCGCCGCTCACCTCGACGTCCTGGCAGCCGTCGCGGACGCAGAGCTCCGCTATGGCCTGCTCGAAGACCAGCGGGTCCATGGCCCCGAACATCTCCGCCGTGGACTGGGGCGTGGACTCGGGCGCGGGCACCGCTTCCGGCTCCGGTTCCGGCTCGGGGTGGTCCGGCTGCCGCCGCGGTCCGGGCACCGACGCCATCGGCTCGCGGAGCGGCCGGGCGGTACGGGCGCGAGTACGGGCGCGTGGGCGTGGCCGGGTGCGGGTGCGCCGGACGGTGGCGATGAGGGCGATGACCACGAGCAGCCCCGCGGCGTACACATAGCCCCGGTGCTCACCCGCGTTCCGGGCGACGGCCTTCAGTGCCAGACCGGTGCCGCAGAGCAGGGTGGCCGCCAGCGCGAACACCAGGGCCGTCTGGCGCAGGCTGAAGGCCCCGCGCTGTCGCGGAGCCTTCCTCGCCGGGGTGATGGGCGGGGTCATCGGGGCGGTCGCCTTCCTCTGCGCGCACCTGCGGCTGATGCGGGACCCGGTCGTCGCGGTCCCGCATCAGCCGTCGCTTCGGTGGTGGTCATCGCTGTGTCAGGGCTGGTCGGCGTCCGGTCCCCGCGCCCGTCCCGGTACTCGGAACGCGCCGGGTACGGTTCCCGGTGCCGTGGGGTGCGGCGGACCGGCCCGGGTCAGTGGCCGGAGCCGTAGTAACCGCCGAGCTGGTCGCGGTAGGCGGGGTCGCCGAGGTGCCTGTCCTTGTCGAACTCGGGCGAAGCCTTGATCTCGTCCTTGGTGCGGGAGACATGGACGGTGCGCTCCTCATGGTCGACGCGGGACACGGTGCCCGCCGGGAGCATGACCTCCTTGCCGAAGATCCAGACACCGGTGTCGATGACGAGGTACTGCGAGCCGACGTCGTTGGAGTGCTTGTCCACCTTGCCGATGTGGCCGTCGGTCGCCTCGACCCGGTAACCGGAGAGGTCGTCGTCCCGGGTATGGCCGGCGGTGGGGACGTAGTTCCACAGATTGTCGTTCATCGAGAACTCCTTCTGATGACGGCGCGGGCATGATTCCGCCCGGACGTCGAATGGGTATCCGTACAGAAAATAAGGGGACAGGAAGCGGACCGGGGTTAATTCCGGTGCGCCTGTCGTGTTCTTTCGTTGTCAGGGTTCGCCGGACGCAACGGCCGCCCCGCACGGTGCGCCGTCCCGCCTGGTGCGGTCAGCGGCGGCACCGTGCCGCGGTCAGCGGCCGTTCGTGGGCCGTCTGCCCCTGTTCGGCGAGGTCATGCCTGGTCGTCGGGGTGCGATGACCGTTGACGGCGGTACCTACCAGCGGTACCAGCGGCCGCGGCTGCCGCCGTGTCCGGCGGGCCGGACGATGAAGCCGAGCACCCAGAGCACCAGCACGACGGCGGCGACCCACCACAGGATCTCCAGCGCGAACCCGGCACCGAGAAGAAGAACAGCGAGCAGAAGAACGAGAAGAAGCGGGACCATTAGTATCAACCTCCGAGATTCCGTGTGCCCGGGAAAAGGGGGCTCACACACAAGGTCCCGCCGATATTTCCCCGATTGTTTTTCCCGGGGATTCCTCCGCGGCGGAGTCCGCCACGGCCCGTCGGCGTGCGCGCCGACGCGCGGACGCCGACCGTCAGGTGACGTGGATGCCGATGAGACAGGTGTCGTCGTCCGTGTCCGACCGGCTGTGGGCGAGGAGGTCGTCGAGCAGCCGCTCAAGCGGCCGGTCGGGACCGCCCGCAGCGCTGAGAAGATGACTCAGGGCGTCGTTGAGCGCGAGGTCCTTGCGTTCGACGAGCCCGTCCGAGTACATCAACAGGGTGTCGCCCTCCTCCAGCTGCATCTCCTGTTCGCTGTAGGAGACCTCCGCCACGGCGCCGAGGAGGAGCCCCTTGCCCAGCGGGAAGGTCCGGGCGCCGCGGTCGCGGATCAGGACGGGCGGCAGATGTCCCGCGCGGGCCCAGCGCAGTACGCGCGTGCGGGGATCGTAGAGACCGCAGACGACGGTCGCGGTGACCCGGGTGTCGAGGTGATGGGCGACGAGGTTGAGCCAGGTCAGGAGCTGGCCCGGCCCCGCCCCGGTGACCGCCAGTCCCCGCAGCGCGTTGCGCAGCACCACCATGCTGGTCGCCGCCCCGATGCCGTGTCCGGCGATGTCACCGACGCAGAGCAGGATCTGCTGGGACGGCAGGACGACGCTGTCGTACCAGTCGCCGCCGACCAGTGATTCCGTGGCGGCCGGGCGGTAGCGCACGGCGACACTCAGACCGGTGAGGTCGAGCGGTCCCTGGCTGGGCGGCATGATGGCGTGCTGGAGCTGGAGGGCCAGCCGGTTGCGCTCCTCGGACTCGGCCTCGCTGTAGGCGAGCTGGTCGCGGGTGGCGTGCAGCGCGACCTCGGTCCAGTGCTGGGACGAGATGTCCTGGTAGGCGCCGCGTACCGTGGTGACCCGCTGCTCCGTGTCGAGGACCGGTTCCGCGATGACACGGATGTGCCGGATGATGCCGTCGGGACGTTGCAGCCGGAAGGTCACCGACGAGGGCCGCCGGTACTCGAAGACCGTGTGCAGCAGCCGGTCGATGACGGCCGTGTCGTCCGGGTGGGCGAGCGCCGACAGATCGCGCAGCGACAGGGGCGCCGAGGTGGCCGGCCTGCCGTACAGATCGAAGAGCTGACTGTTCCAGGTGATCTCACCCGTGGTCATGCTCTCCTCGAACCCGCCGATCCGTCCGAGGCGCTGCGCGTGCTGCAACAGGCTCGCCAGCCGTACGGTCTCGTCCTGGATACGCCAGACGAGGACCAGGACACCGCTGTGGCGGCTGATGCTGACATCCGCGACCACGGTGAGCGGCACCTGGTCGACGAGCGCGGTGAGTCTCATGTGCCCGGCGCGGAACGGCTCACCGGTGGCGTGGACCCGCTCGACCCGCTCGTACAGGCCGTGTTCCTCGGCGGCCAGTGGATACGCCTCCAGCAGCAGCGCGCCCCGGACCTGGGCGGGCGGCCGGCCGGCCGGGTCGGTGAACCGGCTGTTCACATGCCGGATACGGAAATCGGCGAGCCGTCCCTCGGCGTCCAGGTGCGGGGTGAGGAGGAGCACCGGATCGCTGAGCCCCTCCGCGAGGTCGATCAGCTCGGTACCGGGATGCGGGAGCGTCCCGGCGGCGCCGCGGCCGGGACGGGTCTCCAGGGTGTGGGCGCACAGCTGGGCGAGCGCCTCAATCTGACGGAGGATCTGAGGGGGCGGCGGGGACATGGGATCGGGCCAGCAGACCTCCAGCACCCCGTGCAGACGGCCCCCGGTGCCGGCCGGGACGGCCATCCGGCCGCCCTGGGGCCATTCCCGTCGGCCCAGCGACGGGGTCACCGTGTCCGCCAGGCTGTGCAGGAAGACGGGTTGGCGTTC includes:
- a CDS encoding cation diffusion facilitator family transporter, which codes for MTGTDTPPGGKAEAPESSVTVIVAASANLGIAVAKAVAGVVSGSSAMLAEAAHSVADTVTELMLLVALKRGDHPPDEDHPLGHGPERYIWALLASVATFVGGGVFAVYDGVHTLTHGEELGDPLLSYLVLGVAFLLEGWSLRTGVRQARAEAALLGAPVGHYLRHTPDTAVKAVVMEDAAALVGLVLAAAGLLGGQLTGSGVWDGVASVLIGLLLVYVAWVLGRSNARLLIGRPVPRAMREAVVEEILTVPHIVAVLELTTLIQGPREILIAAKVDFRDASSARQVEWACEEAEQQLRERFPAIRRVYLDPTPDLGLDPGAMGGSA
- a CDS encoding iron chelate uptake ABC transporter family permease subunit, coding for MSETRPPTAATAPHDKATSDAGPAGGAAAPRKGLPVAARLALAAGLVAVAVVLFLFLFIEGTFAFAFERRLTVLGTMVIVAFAHAVGTVVFQTITHNRILTPSIMGFDAVYILTQTLLVAVFGGSVLAATDGMPKLVTQTLLMVCFTMLLFRWLFSGRNGSIHVMLLVGVVLGLAFRSLSDFLQRLLSPSEHDVLATRLFGRLTSAEVGYLPLAGAVCLIVGAVVWHRRYRLDTLLLGRETATSLGIAHKRELTVMLLLVSLLIAMSTALAGPMTFFGFVTAMLAYQFAGTHRHAVVLPMAFLIGLLTLVGGQFVMEHVFYASGMLTVVIEFLGGAVFLVHLLRKGSL
- a CDS encoding iron ABC transporter ATP-binding protein, whose product is MIEFTDIRKAYGDTTVLGPVSGRIPAGGITSLVGPNGAGKSTLLTIIGRLAEPTSGTVTVDGLDVHRAPSQDVARTLSILRQENHFTARVTVRELVSFGRFPHSRGRLTQEDRAHIDEALDFLHLGDLQHRYLDQLSGGQRQRAYVAMVLAQDTRYVLLDEPLNNLDMKHSVRMMGQLRRAADELGKTVVLIVHDINFAATYSDRIIALRDGRIAASDTVGAMMRAEVLTDVFDTPVRVHEVEGRPTAVYYR
- a CDS encoding DUF6332 family protein gives rise to the protein MSTERRSQADRDEITVEIGYALVSACFLGGVMFAAIAGPAAVWDMPPAVERFMLLAGASVGGVLAAIRVVHVLWRHGQPKN
- a CDS encoding GAF domain-containing SpoIIE family protein phosphatase; the encoded protein is MSTADDPRRPAPDGPTAPPGGPGPQARPEEPAADGTPAADSPVSRLAATVERLRREVRAAQANADGRALVELAKGVLVERLGCGPVQAAQQLAAIADRAGLTPLELAADIVNEAARDQVSQVAAEFVQRTASPPSGGSGPSAAVRLRTAESGVLAADDTEAMAHALLDNALRPLGACAVAIWTAAGDGSFALSGSAGFTPQEAALWHHVPPGVAILARRALSERQPVFLHSLADTVTPSLGRREWPQGGRMAVPAGTGGRLHGVLEVCWPDPMSPPPPQILRQIEALAQLCAHTLETRPGRGAAGTLPHPGTELIDLAEGLSDPVLLLTPHLDAEGRLADFRIRHVNSRFTDPAGRPPAQVRGALLLEAYPLAAEEHGLYERVERVHATGEPFRAGHMRLTALVDQVPLTVVADVSISRHSGVLVLVWRIQDETVRLASLLQHAQRLGRIGGFEESMTTGEITWNSQLFDLYGRPATSAPLSLRDLSALAHPDDTAVIDRLLHTVFEYRRPSSVTFRLQRPDGIIRHIRVIAEPVLDTEQRVTTVRGAYQDISSQHWTEVALHATRDQLAYSEAESEERNRLALQLQHAIMPPSQGPLDLTGLSVAVRYRPAATESLVGGDWYDSVVLPSQQILLCVGDIAGHGIGAATSMVVLRNALRGLAVTGAGPGQLLTWLNLVAHHLDTRVTATVVCGLYDPRTRVLRWARAGHLPPVLIRDRGARTFPLGKGLLLGAVAEVSYSEQEMQLEEGDTLLMYSDGLVERKDLALNDALSHLLSAAGGPDRPLERLLDDLLAHSRSDTDDDTCLIGIHVT
- a CDS encoding N(5)-(carboxyethyl)ornithine synthase, which gives rise to MSLMSLGVLASSHKENEFRLPLHPSHLDRIAPDIRARTYLEEGYGERFGIADDALRPLVGGLRSRAQLIAECDVLLLPKPMHEDVAELREGQVLWGWPHCVQDEKMTQLAIDRRLTLIAWEAMNHWTSTGAFSVHVFHKNNELAGYCSVLHALQLGGLTGSYGRRMRAAVISFGATARGAVTGLGAMGISDVTVITQRAAAAVASPMPSVVMGHYAEVDGDPTRLEAVTAAGSVPLAEYLAGFDIIVNCVLQDTDAPLMFVTEEELALFRPGTLFIDVACDEGMGFEWARPTTFGEPMFTVGPGCHNYAVDHSPSHLWNSATWEISEALLPYLRKVMSGPKAWDSDVTVSKAIEIRDGVVQNPKILSFQHRSGDYPHAPEAPKSA
- a CDS encoding hydrophobic protein is translated as MVPLLLVLLLAVLLLGAGFALEILWWVAAVVLVLWVLGFIVRPAGHGGSRGRWYRW
- a CDS encoding pyridoxamine 5'-phosphate oxidase family protein — encoded protein: MKQNPLPAELPGTDRTRHHRLREQGSDDRGALDAILGAGFLCHFGVVVDGHPMVVPTVYGADALNLYFHGSVASRSLVAAPTATVCVTVTHVDGLVLARSVFEHGVNYRSAMIYGTPRVVTDPTEKLAALRRLTEQSAPGQWDYARRPSRKELAATVLLALSLEEASVKIRTGDPDDGDGPDAALPIWAGTLPLVTTFGSERPDAALPEAITAPPHITARVGTRLG
- a CDS encoding PRC domain containing protein is translated as MNDNLWNYVPTAGHTRDDDLSGYRVEATDGHIGKVDKHSNDVGSQYLVIDTGVWIFGKEVMLPAGTVSRVDHEERTVHVSRTKDEIKASPEFDKDRHLGDPAYRDQLGGYYGSGH
- a CDS encoding restriction endonuclease; amino-acid sequence: MTPPITPARKAPRQRGAFSLRQTALVFALAATLLCGTGLALKAVARNAGEHRGYVYAAGLLVVIALIATVRRTRTRPRPRARTRARTARPLREPMASVPGPRRQPDHPEPEPEPEAVPAPESTPQSTAEMFGAMDPLVFEQAIAELCVRDGCQDVEVSGGAGDLGADVTGLTPDGRRLVVQCKRYGPVNKVGSQDMQRFGGTCFAVHQADVAVLVTTGEFTGPAAEYADECGILRFDSEALTAWADATGPAPWEADHPAPQARSAAR